From the genome of Alosa sapidissima isolate fAloSap1 chromosome 14, fAloSap1.pri, whole genome shotgun sequence, one region includes:
- the LOC121681238 gene encoding retinol dehydrogenase 11-like, which translates to MEVFNHVKEFAEEHTTWLAIVLITGTGLITIRRWMAGGICRSKARLDGRTALITGANTGIGKETAVDLAGRGARVILACRDMGRANQAADEIRKRSGNGNVVVKQLDLASLQSVRALAADVKASEERLDILINNAGIMMCPKWKTEDGFEMQFGVNHLGHFLLTNSLLDLLKKSAPSRVVNVSSLAHEKGKIHFDDINLDKDYNPMKSYRQSKLANVLFSQELAKRLEGTGVTVYSLHPGVIRTELGRHLWPTIALWKRLFFQPLILFIKSPWEGAQTSIYCAVDESLQNTSGLYYSDCAPKQAAPQACDAAAATKLWDISASMVGLA; encoded by the exons ATGGAAGTCTTTAACCATGTAAAAGAGTTTGCGGAGGAGCATACAACTTGGCTTGCGATTGTCCTCATTACTG GAACTGGCCTTATCACAATTCGCAGATGGATGGCTGGTGGGATATGCCGCAGCAAAGCCCGACTAGATGGCAGAACAGCATTGATCACCGGAGCGAATACAGGGATAGGGAAAGAAACAGCTGTGGACTTAGCCGGCAGAG GTGCGAGGGTGATCCTGGCGTGTAGAGATATGGGCCGGGCGAACCAAGCTGCGGATGAGATCAGGAAACGAAGTGGGAATGGGAACGTGGTGGTGAAGCAGCTGGACCTGGCCTCCTTGCAGTCTGTGCGCGCACTAGCCGCTGATGTAAAGGCCAGTGAGGAGCGTCTGGATATTCTCATCAACAATGCAG GAATTATGATGTGTCCAAAATGGAAGACAGAGGACGGCTTTGAGATGCAGTTTGGGGTGAACCACCTGGGTCATTTCCTTCTGACCAACAGTCTGCTGGACCTGCTGAAGAAGTCGGCCCCCAGCCGAGTGGTCAACGTGTCCAGCTTGGCCCATGAGAAAG GAAAAATTCACTTTGATGACATAAATTTGGATAAAGATTATAACCCCATGAAGAGCTACAGGCAGAGCAAGCTGGCAAACGTGCTCTTCAGTCAAGAGCTAGCAAAGAGATTGGAGG GCACAGGCGTGACTGTGTACAGCCTCCACCCAGGTGTGATCCGCACTGAGCTGGGACGCCACCTGTGGCCCACCATTGCTCTTTGGAAACGGCTGTTCTTTCAGCCCCTCATACTGTTCATCAAGTCCCCGTGGGAGGGAGCACAGACCAGCATTTACTGCGCTGTGGACGAGAGCCTGCAGAACACCAGCGGCCTCTACTACAG tgacTGTGCCCCTAAGCAGGCAGCACCCCAGGCgtgtgatgctgctgctgctacgaAACTCTGGGACATAAGTGCATCCATGGTGGGACTGGCTTAA
- the LOC121681237 gene encoding retinol dehydrogenase 11-like isoform X3 → MEVFNRVKEFAKEHTTGLAIVLITGTGLITIRRWMAGGVCCSKARLDGKTALITGANTGIGKETAVDLAGRGARVILACRDMGRANRAADEIRKRSGNGNVVVKQLDLASLQSARALAADVKASEERLDILINNAGIIMTPKSRTGDGFETHFGVNHLGHFLLTNSLLDLLKKSAPSRVVNVSSLAHETAQIHFDDLNMDGDSDAVNSYKQSKLANVLFSRELAKRLEGTGVTVYSLHPGLVYTEIARHLWPSLAFWQRLFLQPIMLLAKSPWEGAQTTIYCAVDESLQNTSGLYYR, encoded by the exons ATGGAAGTCTTTAACCGTGTGAAAGAGTTTGCGAAGGAGCATACAACTGGGCTCGCGATTGTCCTCATTACTG GAACTGGCCTTATCACGATCCGCAGATGGATGGCTGGCGGCGTATGCTGCAGCAAAGCCCGACTAGATGGCAAAACGGCACTGATCACCGGAGCGAATACAGGGATAGGGAAAGAGACAGCTGTGGACTTAGCCGGCAGAG GTGCGAGGGTGATCCTGGCGTGTAGAGATATGGGCCGGGCGAATCGAGCTGCGGATGAGATCCGGAAACGGAGCGGGAATGGGAACGTGGTGGTGAAGCAGCTGGACCTGGCCTCCTTGCAGTCTGCGCGCGCGCTAGCCGCTGATGTGAAGGCCAGTGAGGAGCGTCTGGATATTCTCATCAACAATGCAG GGATCATTATGACTCCAAAATCACGGACAGGGGATGGCTTCGAAACGCACTTTGGGGTGAATCACCTGGGCCACTTCCTTCTGACCAACAGTCTTCTGGACCTGTTGAAGAAGTCGGCCCCCAGCCGAGTGGTCAACGTGTCTAGCCTGGCCCATGAGACAG CACAAATTCACTTTGATGACTTAAATATGGATGGGGATTCTGATGCCGTTAACAGCTACAAGCAGAGCAAGCTGGCAAACGTGCTCTTCAGCCGAGAGCTAGCAAAAAGACTGGAGG GCACAGGTGTGACGGTGTACAGCCTCCACCCAGGTCTTGTCTACACTGAGATCGCTCGGCACCTGTGGCCCTCTCTAGCCTTTTGGCAGCGGCTGTTCTTACAGCCCATCATGCTGCTCGCCAAGTCGCCCTGGGAGGGAGCGCAGACCACCATATACTGCGCTGTGGATGAGAGCCTGCAAAACACCAGCGGCCTCTACTACAG GTAA
- the LOC121681237 gene encoding retinol dehydrogenase 11-like isoform X2: MEVFNRVKEFAKEHTTGLAIVLITGTGLITIRRWMAGGVCCSKARLDGKTALITGANTGIGKETAVDLAGRGARVILACRDMGRANRAADEIRKRSGNGNVVVKQLDLASLQSARALAADVKASEERLDILINNAGIIMTPKSRTGDGFETHFGVNHLGHFLLTNSLLDLLKKSAPSRVVNVSSLAHETAQIHFDDLNMDGDSDAVNSYKQSKLANVLFSRELAKRLEGTGVTVYSLHPGLVYTEIARHLWPSLAFWQRLFLQPIMLLAKSPWEGAQTTIYCAVDESLQNTSGLYYSDCAPKQAAPQACDDAAAKKLWDISASMVGLA; the protein is encoded by the exons ATGGAAGTCTTTAACCGTGTGAAAGAGTTTGCGAAGGAGCATACAACTGGGCTCGCGATTGTCCTCATTACTG GAACTGGCCTTATCACGATCCGCAGATGGATGGCTGGCGGCGTATGCTGCAGCAAAGCCCGACTAGATGGCAAAACGGCACTGATCACCGGAGCGAATACAGGGATAGGGAAAGAGACAGCTGTGGACTTAGCCGGCAGAG GTGCGAGGGTGATCCTGGCGTGTAGAGATATGGGCCGGGCGAATCGAGCTGCGGATGAGATCCGGAAACGGAGCGGGAATGGGAACGTGGTGGTGAAGCAGCTGGACCTGGCCTCCTTGCAGTCTGCGCGCGCGCTAGCCGCTGATGTGAAGGCCAGTGAGGAGCGTCTGGATATTCTCATCAACAATGCAG GGATCATTATGACTCCAAAATCACGGACAGGGGATGGCTTCGAAACGCACTTTGGGGTGAATCACCTGGGCCACTTCCTTCTGACCAACAGTCTTCTGGACCTGTTGAAGAAGTCGGCCCCCAGCCGAGTGGTCAACGTGTCTAGCCTGGCCCATGAGACAG CACAAATTCACTTTGATGACTTAAATATGGATGGGGATTCTGATGCCGTTAACAGCTACAAGCAGAGCAAGCTGGCAAACGTGCTCTTCAGCCGAGAGCTAGCAAAAAGACTGGAGG GCACAGGTGTGACGGTGTACAGCCTCCACCCAGGTCTTGTCTACACTGAGATCGCTCGGCACCTGTGGCCCTCTCTAGCCTTTTGGCAGCGGCTGTTCTTACAGCCCATCATGCTGCTCGCCAAGTCGCCCTGGGAGGGAGCGCAGACCACCATATACTGCGCTGTGGATGAGAGCCTGCAAAACACCAGCGGCCTCTACTACAG tgacTGTGCCCCTAAGCAGGCAGCACCCCAGGCGTGTGATGATGCTGCTGCTAAGAAACTCTGGGACATCAGTGCATCCATG
- the LOC121681237 gene encoding retinol dehydrogenase 11-like isoform X1 codes for MEVFNRVKEFAKEHTTGLAIVLITGTGLITIRRWMAGGVCCSKARLDGKTALITGANTGIGKETAVDLAGRGARVILACRDMGRANRAADEIRKRSGNGNVVVKQLDLASLQSARALAADVKASEERLDILINNAGIIMTPKSRTGDGFETHFGVNHLGHFLLTNSLLDLLKKSAPSRVVNVSSLAHETAQIHFDDLNMDGDSDAVNSYKQSKLANVLFSRELAKRLEGTGVTVYSLHPGLVYTEIARHLWPSLAFWQRLFLQPIMLLAKSPWEGAQTTIYCAVDESLQNTSGLYYSDCAPKQAAPQACDDAAAKKLWDISASMVGLA; via the exons ATGGAAGTCTTTAACCGTGTGAAAGAGTTTGCGAAGGAGCATACAACTGGGCTCGCGATTGTCCTCATTACTG GAACTGGCCTTATCACGATCCGCAGATGGATGGCTGGCGGCGTATGCTGCAGCAAAGCCCGACTAGATGGCAAAACGGCACTGATCACCGGAGCGAATACAGGGATAGGGAAAGAGACAGCTGTGGACTTAGCCGGCAGAG GTGCGAGGGTGATCCTGGCGTGTAGAGATATGGGCCGGGCGAATCGAGCTGCGGATGAGATCCGGAAACGGAGCGGGAATGGGAACGTGGTGGTGAAGCAGCTGGACCTGGCCTCCTTGCAGTCTGCGCGCGCGCTAGCCGCTGATGTGAAGGCCAGTGAGGAGCGTCTGGATATTCTCATCAACAATGCAG GGATCATTATGACTCCAAAATCACGGACAGGGGATGGCTTCGAAACGCACTTTGGGGTGAATCACCTGGGCCACTTCCTTCTGACCAACAGTCTTCTGGACCTGTTGAAGAAGTCGGCCCCCAGCCGAGTGGTCAACGTGTCTAGCCTGGCCCATGAGACAG CACAAATTCACTTTGATGACTTAAATATGGATGGGGATTCTGATGCCGTTAACAGCTACAAGCAGAGCAAGCTGGCAAACGTGCTCTTCAGCCGAGAGCTAGCAAAAAGACTGGAGG GCACAGGTGTGACGGTGTACAGCCTCCACCCAGGTCTTGTCTACACTGAGATCGCTCGGCACCTGTGGCCCTCTCTAGCCTTTTGGCAGCGGCTGTTCTTACAGCCCATCATGCTGCTCGCCAAGTCGCCCTGGGAGGGAGCGCAGACCACCATATACTGCGCTGTGGATGAGAGCCTGCAAAACACCAGCGGCCTCTACTACAG tgacTGTGCCCCTAAGCAGGCAGCACCCCAGGCGTGTGATGATGCTGCTGCTAAGAAACTCTGGGACATCAGTGCATCCATGGTGGGACTGGCTTAA